In the genome of Paenarthrobacter ilicis, the window GAACCTCCGGCGTTGGCGGCTGCTGCCATGCCGGCCCCCGGTGCGCTGGTGTGGAGCGATGAATTCGACGGCCCCGCCGGAACCGCTCCGGACAACAGCAAATGGGTTCACGACACGGGAGGGTCGGGCTGGGGTAACGGCGAGCTGCAGTACTACACCAGCAGCACGCGGAACGCCGCCCTGGATGGGAAGGGAAACATGGCCCTCACCGCCCGACGGGAAAACCCATCCGGGTACCAATGCCATTACGGAACGTGCCAGTACACCTCCGCCCGCCTGCTCACAGCCGGCAAATTCGGCAAGACTCAAGGCCGCTTTGAAGCCCGGCTCAAACTGCCCAAAGGACAAGGAATGTGGCCGGCTTTCTGGATGCTGGGCAACAACGTATTCACCGACGGGTGGCCCAACAGCGGCGAGCTCGACGTCATGGAAAACATCGGCAAAGAACCCGGAACGGTCTGGGGAAGCATCCACGGACCGGGCTACTCCGGCGCCAACGCGGCCAATGCCGGCTACACCCTGCCCAACGGCAAGGCACTGGGGGACGCATTCCACACCTTCACTGCCGACTGGGGCCCGGACTCCATCACCTGGTACATCGACGGCATTCCCTACTCCCGGAAAACCAAGGCGGACACGCCCGGTCCGTGGGTCTTCGACCATGACTTCTTCCTGCTCTTGAACCTCGCAGTGGGCGGGCACTGGCCAGGGGCTCCCGACGCAGGCACGGCCTTCCCGCAATCCCTGCTGGTTGACTACGTCCGCGTGTACGAGCTCGCAGCCGCTCCGGCACCAGCGGGTCCCGTCAGCTCCCGGATCCAAGGCTATGCAGGAAAGTGCATCGACGTCGCCGGACGCCAAGCCACCGATGGTGCCCAGGTTCAACTGTGGGACTGCGATACGGCTGCATCGGAACAATGGACTTTTGGAAACAACGGAACCGTGCGATCCCTGGGCAAATGCCTTGACGTTGCGTGGGGTTCCACCAGTAACGGCGCCCGCATCCAGCTCGCCACATGCAACGGGAATGCCGCGCAACACTTCGTGCTGAATTCCGCGGGAGATTTGGTGAATCCGCAAGCGAACAAATGCGTGGACGTGGCCGACTGGTCCGCAACCAATGGATCCCGCTTGCAGCTCTGGGATTGCGCCGGGTCCGCCAACCAGAAATGGTGGCGGATGGTGTAAAAAACGTCCGACGGCGGCGCGCAGTCCTGCGGGGCCGGCGACTATTGCTGGGGCGGCTGGGGAGCTTCCTGGAGTAGTCGGCGGGCCGGGCTTGGGGCGCGCTGCCGTCGCGGCGGTGACCGTTGTGCCCGGCCGGGCAGGTGTGGAGTACCTGGCCGGGCCGCGGTTTCAGGTGCCGGTTGGCTACGGTTCCGGTTGGCTACGGTGCCGGTTGGCAGCGCGGGCAGAAGTAGATGTCCCGTTCCTCGGTCCCGTCAGGGGCAGCCAAAAGGCCGCGCCGGACGGTTGCGCCGCATCGCCGGCAGGGTTGACGTTCCCTGCCGTACACCCAGTATCCTGGCCGCAAAGCGCGGGGGCCCAGCGTGGTGCGGCGTCCCGGGCCGAGGTTTTCGCCCAGCAGACGCTTGGCGTCGCGGACAATTTTGGTCAGATCAGGAACATCGCCTACCAGCAT includes:
- a CDS encoding glycoside hydrolase family 16 protein, which encodes MQRRLMPLVMVIVGLTLTATLIAPEPPALAAAAMPAPGALVWSDEFDGPAGTAPDNSKWVHDTGGSGWGNGELQYYTSSTRNAALDGKGNMALTARRENPSGYQCHYGTCQYTSARLLTAGKFGKTQGRFEARLKLPKGQGMWPAFWMLGNNVFTDGWPNSGELDVMENIGKEPGTVWGSIHGPGYSGANAANAGYTLPNGKALGDAFHTFTADWGPDSITWYIDGIPYSRKTKADTPGPWVFDHDFFLLLNLAVGGHWPGAPDAGTAFPQSLLVDYVRVYELAAAPAPAGPVSSRIQGYAGKCIDVAGRQATDGAQVQLWDCDTAASEQWTFGNNGTVRSLGKCLDVAWGSTSNGARIQLATCNGNAAQHFVLNSAGDLVNPQANKCVDVADWSATNGSRLQLWDCAGSANQKWWRMV